In the Podospora pseudocomata strain CBS 415.72m chromosome 5, whole genome shotgun sequence genome, one interval contains:
- a CDS encoding hypothetical protein (EggNog:ENOG503P39Z; COG:S): MVLLTMTPSIVEALQIWDNLGYPSKDKLQAGKDDPALDDAAVGKPILHSQIIELWLILRDAGHEEHTLENMLKGAWVYVPPPPPKPEPSNEYKALMARLRREEEQRAYERMTNPLPPTETFAQRFPAANMARSFAAVNRVTVDKDLGDDDVTYNDVHRQLMLILNFMVSILGVAGTLWVLARWWSTPARLFLTLGGSLLVGIAEIAVYSGYIWHLGEAKKQDKKFKEVKQIVQTWAVGVDEKEEATLIGDKSSSDENTDLRRRKKDAQI; encoded by the exons aTGGTGCTCCTCACAATGACCCCCTCCATTGTGGAGGCTCTGCAAATCTGGGACAATCTAGGCTACCCATCAAAAGACAAGCTCCAGGCAGGCAAAGACGACCCCGCGCTCGACGATGCCGCTGTCGGCAAGCCCATTCTACACTCACAGATCATCGAGCTCTGGTTAATACTCAGGGATGCCGGGCATGAGGAACATACTTTGGAAAACATGCTGAAAGGCGCCTGGGTCTAcgtcccaccaccaccaccaaaaccagaACCA TCAAACGAATACAAAGCCTTGATGGCCCGTCTCCGGCGCGAAGAAGAACAACGAGCATACGAGCGAATGACCAACCCACTTCCCCCAACCGAGACCTTTGCTCAACGATTTCCTGCTGCGAATATGGCGAGGAgctttgctgctgtcaaTCGAGTAACGGTCGATAAAGACCTCGGCGATGACGATGTTACATATAACGACGTGCACAGACAGCTGATGCTGATACTGAACTTTATGGTCAGTATCCTGGGTGTGGCAGGCACTCTGTGGGTGTTGGCCAGATGGTGGAGCACACCAGCGCGACTGTTTCTGACTCTGGGGGGAAGTCTGTTGGTGGGTATTGCTGAAATTGCTGTATACTCGGGATACATATGGCATTTGGGTGAGGCGAAGAAGCAGGATAAGAAGTTTAAGGAGGTGAAGCAGATTGTACAGACGTGGGCTGTTGGAGTggatgaaaaggaggaggccacTCTTATTGGGGACAAGAGCTCGTCAGATGAGAATACGGATCTCCGGAGGCGCAAGAAGGATGCTCAAATATGA
- the COQ1 gene encoding coq1 putative hexaprenyl diphosphate synthase (BUSCO:EOG092634B5; EggNog:ENOG503NV2J; COG:H) — protein sequence MQGPTMVRGVSRLRMSTFSRATTTTCTTCLRSRAPLDSRIAQSRAPFHTGRRDSSAWAAAVSVAGNIVNNAITRATRGDMPSVDPLRIVAKEMKFLTGNIRKLLGSGHPSLDRAAKYYTQAEGKHVRPLIVLLMSRATSLCPKAPQRQQATLQASMGIDSSISPLSVLSDFNPSATAVAPEAETNDHPDILPSQRRLAEITELIHTASLLHDDVIDHSESRRGSPSANLEFGNKMAVLAGDFLLGRASVALARLRHAEVIELLATVIANLVEGEFMQLKNTARDERNPQWSEETLTYYLQKTYLKTASLISKSCRAAALLGGSDAATVDAAYAYGKNLGLAFQLVDDMLDYTRSEQELGKPAGADLELGLATAPLLFAWKTMPELGALVGRKFEKEGDVVRARDLVAQSDGIEQTRALAEDYAQKAIDAIAPFPDSEAKDGLIEMAVKTLKRKK from the exons ATGCAGGGGCCTACAATGGTGCGCGGGGTCAGCCGGCTTCGCATGTCAACATTTTcgagggcgacgacgacaacatgTACCACCTGCCTCAGATCCAGAGCTCCCCTCGATAGTAGGATAGCTCAGTCCAGAGCTCCTTTCCACACCGGAAGACGAGACTCCTCCGCCTGGGCTGCCGCCGTCTCCGTCGCCGGCAACATCGTCAACAATGCGATCACCCGCGCCACCAGAGGGGACATGCCCTCCGTCGACCCCCTACGGATCGTCGCCAAGGAGATGAAGTTTCTCACAGGCAACATCAGGAAACTCCTCGGGTCCGGCCACCCCTCCCTGGACAGAGCAGCAAAGTACTACACACAAGCCGAAGGCAAGCATGTCCGGCCACTAATAGTCCTGCTCATGTCGCgcgccacctccctctgcccCAAAGCCCCCCAGAGGCAGCAGGCCACTCTCCAGGCCTCGATGGGCATCGACAGCTCCATCTCCCCGCTTTCCGTCCTCTCCGACTTCAACCCTTCCGCGACAGCCGTTGCCCCCGAAGCCGAGACGAACGACCACCCCGACATTCTCCCTTCGCAAAGGAGACTCGCCGAGATCACCGAGCTGATTCACACTGCTTCGCTGCTTCACGACGATGTGATTGATCACTCTGAATCCCGAAGAGGCTCACCATCTGCCAACCTCGAGTTTGGCAACAAGATGGCTGTCCTGGCAGGTGATTTCCTTCTCGGGAGAGCGTCTGTGGCTCTTGCGAGGTTGCGTCATGCCGAGGTTATCGAGCTGTTGGCTACGGTCATTGCCAACTTGGTGGAGGGCGAGTTCATGCAGCTGAAGAACACTGCGCGCGACGAGCGCAACCCGCAATGGTCGGAGGAGACTCTGACGTATTACCTCCAGAAGACGTACCTCAAGACTGCGTCGCTGATCAGCAAGAGCTGTCGCGCGGCGGCGCTGCTTGGTGGAAGTGATGCGGCGACGGTGGATGCGGCGTATGCCTATGGGAAGAACCTGGGTTTGGCGTTCCAGCTGGTGGATGATATGCTCGACTACACCAGGAGCGAGCAAGAACTCGGCAAGCCAGCGGGGGCGGATTTGGAGCTGGGACTTGCGACGGCGCCTCTGCTGTTTGCGTGGAAGACGATGCCAGAGCTCGGCGCGCTGGTTGGGAGgaagtttgagaaggagggtgatgttgtGAGG GCACGCGACCTGGTTGCGCAGAGTGATGGTATCGAGCAGACACGGGCGCTGGCCGAGGACTACGCACAGAAGGCCATTGATGCCATCGCACCGTTCCCAGACAGCGAGGCCAAGGATGGCCTCATCGAGATGGCTGTCAAGACTCTGAAGCGGAAGAAATAG